Proteins from one Bactrocera neohumeralis isolate Rockhampton chromosome 3, APGP_CSIRO_Bneo_wtdbg2-racon-allhic-juicebox.fasta_v2, whole genome shotgun sequence genomic window:
- the LOC126753147 gene encoding adult cuticle protein 1-like, with amino-acid sequence MKFVIAAVCTLALAMGVQSSIIPGLLPGLTQIAGHGLSYTAVSGPLAVPVSVAHAPAAVIAAASPPIAIASHVAAPAAVAVHAPSVAVHAPAVAAVAHGGVVAGGAYVAKTRGAVHSAPLPGHIASVANVNVAPAPGTW; translated from the exons atgaaa TTCGTCATCGCCGCCGTCTGCACTTTGGCTCTCGCCATGGGTGTTCAATCCTCAATCATTCCCGGTCTGCTGCCCGGTCTTACACAAATCGCCGGACACGGTCTCTCCTACACCGCCGTCTCTGGACCATTGGCCGTTCCCGTTTCCGTCGCTCACGCTCCAGCTGCTGTAATCGCTGCCGCCTCACCACCAATTGCCATTGCTTCTCATGTAGCCGCACCCGCTGCTGTCGCTGTGCATGCACCTTCTGTCGCTGTGCATGCACCCGCTGTGGCGGCGGTTGCTCATGGCGGTGTCGTAGCCGGTGGTGCTTACGTTGCCAAGACCCGTGGTGCTGTGCATTCGGCTCCATTGCCCGGACACATCGCCTCAGTGGCCAATGTGAATGTTGCTCCCGCACCAGGCACCTGGTAA
- the LOC126752107 gene encoding sodium- and chloride-dependent glycine transporter 1, protein MKSIFGGAKQQLSSCMQQDSDDTPPVILVANNDYNHHQHENHYQQHNGGYQAPTRRNQSPRHYSQPHTELNDHTDSQHNNNNNVNNNFITAVTTPITGTSTYETLQRPFKHDRRRGQWSATADFYFACTSHAFGSIIFSEVPVYAMIFGGVFFLPMYLIAIFLYAIPIFIIQTFLGQFSTSGLISAFRVAPLFKGIGYSILLLNLISLAYYGIVAAVPLIYAANAVHTVIPWMSCDNAWNTPNCSTHSTYDADEISLDPHATVEFFRYIILTDDNTPHEYVISWPVLCGVVGVWLLTLGILLKRVSFIGKFFRCTCVIMFAIFLAIFLHLICYIRLDWDTFVDYFKPTLQSSFSGVLGGLRTAIFMSTWLLGPGWGNVLTLASHNRFHRDSEKLTYWVSGTHVLLAFMAMISGRIAFDHFEDHVGFLHFHFDEEHYMQFLYLCFAYLFGSFTSLPNFWCFLFFSMIFLAELSAIIIQMMSVLTALFDEYEQLRTKKSRITIALTLLMLTVSIYFCTKKGFEHLDLLPNIVILSHLIISFVLLLMTTWIYGRERFQCDLQFMLGKTISSFKIFLIRFLTPAFFVLSIIQTLYFLERDNSPTALVIVSQCVIYAIAPAYMIYKICQTNGTLRNRLKQCFAPHDWHPVDADNRRFYEEIMGVSEMLVMEGGEENCAVNA, encoded by the exons ATGAAATCGATCTTTGGCGGCGCCAAACAACAACTCAGCAGCTGCATGCAGCAGGACAGTGATGATACACCGCCCGTTATATTGGTAGCCAACAATGACTATAACCACCATCAACATGAAAACCACTACCAACAGCACAATGGTGGCTATCAAGCGCCAACAAGGCGCAATCAATCGCCGCGCCACTACAGCCAGCCTCATACGGAGCTAAACGATCACACCGATAGCCagcacaacaataataacaatgtcAATAACAACTTTATCACAGCCGTCACGACGCCCATCACGGGCACGAGCACTTATGAGACCTTACAACGGCCCTTCAAGCACGATCGTCGTCGCGGTCAATGGTCGGCGACGgcagatttttattttgcctgCACAAGTCATGCCTTCGGTTCGATTATCTTCTCGGAGGTGCCAGTTTATGCGATGATTTTTGGTGGCG TTTTCTTTTTGCCAATGTACTTGATAGCGATATTTTTATATGCCATTCcaatttttataatacaaaCCTTCTTGGGTCAATTCTCAACCTCGGGCTTAATTTCCGCCTTTCGTGTGGCGCCGCTTTTCAAAG GCATTGGTTATTCCATACTGCTGCTAAATCTAATTTCGCTTGCCTACTATGGCATTGTGGCAGCTGTACCGCTTATCTATGCAGCCAATGCCGTGCACACTGTGATACCGTGGATGAGTTGTGATAATGCGTGGAATACGCCCAATTGTTCGACACATTCAACATATGACGCGGATGAGATCTCGCTGGATCCGCATGCGACTGTCGAGTTTTTTCG TTATATCATTCTCACCGATGATAACACGCCGCACGAGTATGTGATATCCTGGCCCGTGCTCTGTGGTGTTGTGGGTGTGTGGCTGCTCACACTGGGCATACTGCTGAAGCGCGTCTCATTT ATTGGTAAATTTTTTCGTTGTACATGCGTCATTATGTTTGCCATTTTCTTGGCGATATTCTTGCATCTCATCTGCTACATAAGACTTGACTGGGACACCTTCGTGGACTACTTTAAGCCGACGCTGCAGAGCAGTTTCAGCGGTGTTTTGGGTGGTTTGCGCACAGCGATTTTCATGTCCACGTGGTTATTAGGCCCCGGTTGGGGTAACGTACTCACACTAGCCAGTCACAATCGCTTCCACCGTGACAGCGAGAAGCTGACCTACTGGGTGAGCGGCACACATGTGCTGCTCGCttttatggcgatgatttcTGGGCGTATCGCTTTCGATCACTTCGAAG ATCACGTGGGCTTCCTACACTTTCATTTCGATGAGGAACATTATATGCAATTTCTTTATCTCTGTTTTGCATATCTATTCGGTAGTTTTACGAGTCTGCCGAACTTCTGGTGTTTCCTCTTCTTCAGCATGATTTTTCTAGCGGAACTAAGTGCAATT ATTATTCAAATGATGTCTGTGCTGACGGCCTTATTTGATGAGTACGAGCAATTAAGAACAAAGAAATCACGCATAACAATCGCTTTGACATTGTTGATGTTGACTGTgtcaatttatttttgcacCAAG AAAGGCTTTGAACATCTGGACCTGCTGCCCAATATTGTCATACTCTCACATTTGATTATCTCTTTCGTACTCCTGCTCATGACCACCTGGATCTATGGACGCGAACGTTTTCAATGCGATTTACAATTTATGTTGGGCAAAACGATTTCGAGTTTTAAGATATTTCTAATACGTTTTCTAACGCCCGCGTTCTTTGTGTTAAGCATT ATACAAACGCTTTATTTTTTGGAGCGTGACAACTCACCAACGGCACTGGTTATCGtcagtcaatgtgtgatatatgccATAGCGCCTGCCTatatgatttataaaatttgccaaACCAATGGCACATTGCGTAATAGACTGAAACAATGCTTTGCACCGCACGACTGGCATCCCGTCGATGCTGATAATCGCCGCTTCTACGAGGAGATCATGGGCGTCTCGGAAATGCTAGTAATGGAAGGCGGTGAAGAGAACTGCGCTGTGAATGCTTAA
- the LOC126753964 gene encoding sodium- and chloride-dependent glycine transporter 2-like: MIYESSYDSGRLPYKPDLARGYWSKSSDFIFTGISLAFRLDIFSIAWIVFTYAGCASVIPYIAALFLFVVPLFVMQSFLGQFSSSGFISAFRIAPLFKGIGYISLAVNLGILTYYSVFAAVPLLYLIHSMRPTLPWSCEGIKHWSYNFTENEVRHLCHILSNDTLPPKNSYFWTVTHQIPSNLFLNSRFNHMELFDPHSEGFYISWEMLLCTLLTWALIAAIFYKFNSFEKLSTVLRYSIFTAFILLLIAVIRFALVPQNPLLSLFDFFLPSWDRQLASFPSVGIFVISAFGAGWGTIISLASFNKFKTKITQNSWIICVGQMLVFLCFGYIVYVTDIFYDEIKKAYNSENSRSYVYISKLWVLFLSTGSVMAEMSWSNLWCILYYAMLFLAALITISISLLSTLQSIFDEFEGYRTRKTEVTLIVIGLLGICSLYTCSNKGVFLHVIFSNDTVVTQTALNLLLFFVVLWVYGRVRFQRDLEFMLSQSFSTCKIYVLRFVSPLCLIALLLTAIFISVLYHYLGTTVVQIAALLFIVLPWLYVPGYMMYIMLQTTGTFKTRFKRCCRPMDWYPVELEDRQRYEQTMRNADMTHQLHELEEETVT, translated from the exons atgatTTACGAGAGTTCTTATGACAGCGGTCGTCTGCCGTACAAACCGGATTTGGCACGTGGCTATTGGAGCAAATCCAGCGACTTCATATTTACCGGCATCAGCTTGGCTTTTCGCTTAGATATCTTCTCCATAGCTTGGATTGTATTCACATATGCTGGTT gcGCTTCCGTCATACCGTATATCGCAGCTTTATTCCTATTTGTTGTTCCACTTTTCGTAATGCAATCGTTTCTGGGGCAATTTTCGAGTAGTGGCTTCATATCGGCATTTCGTATAGCGCCACTCTTTAAGG GAATTGGCTACATTAGTCTGGCTGTGAATTTGGGTATACTCACTTATTACAGCGTTTTTGCTGCCGTACCATTACTATATTTAATTCACTCAATGCGCCCAACTTTACCCTGGAGCTGTGAGGGCATCAAGCATTGGTCATACAATTTTACAGAAAACGAAGTGCGACAT ctTTGCCATATTCTATCAAATGACACACTGCCACCAAAGAACAGTTACTTTTGGACTGTAACGCACCAAATACCTTCGaacttatttttaaa TTCTCGTTTTAATCACATGGAACTATTTGACCCACATAGCGAGGGTTTCTATATCTCTTGGGAGATGCTGCTTTGTACTTTGCTCACATGGGCACTCATTGCGGCCATATTCTACAAATTCAACAGCTTTGAGAAG CTGAGCACCGTGCTGCGCTACAGCATATTTACTGCCTTCATCCTGCTATTAATTGCTGTGATACGTTTCGCTTTGGTACCGCAAAATCCTTTGCTTTCGCTATTTGATTTCTTCTTACCGAGTTGGGATAGGCAACTGGCAAGCTTTCCCTCAGTGGGCATATTCGTGATATCAGCATTTGGCGCCGGTTGGGGTACCATCATATCCCTGGCCagtttcaataaattcaaaacaaaaattacacaaaatagTTGGATCATTTGTGTTGGGCAAATGTTAGTATTTCTCTGCTTCGGGTATATTGTCTATGTGACTGACATTTTTTATGATG aaattaaaaaagcatATAACAGTGAAAATTCACGTTCATATGTCTATATAAGCAAGTTGTGGGTATTATTTCTCTCCACCGGCAGCGTGATGGCGGAAATGTCGTGGTCGAATCTATGGTGTATTTTATATTACGCAATGTTGTTCTTAGCGGCGCTAATCACAATT aGCATTAGCTTGCTTTCAACACTTCAGAGCATTTTTGACGAATTCGAAGGATATCGCACGCGTAAAACGGAAGTGACGCTCATTGTTATTGGCCTTTTGGGCATATGCTCGTTATACACGTGCTCCAAT AAAGGTGTCTTTTTACATGTGATTTTCTCCAATGACACGGTCGTCACGCAAACCGCGCTCAATCTCTTGCTATTTTTCGTTGTATTGTGGGTTTACGGGCGTGTACGTTTTCAGCGCGATCTTGAGTTTATGTTAAGTCAAAGCTTCAGCACATGCAAGATTTATGTGTTGCGATTTGTGTCTCCTCTGTGCCTGATAGCGCTTTTG CTGACAGCGATTTTCATTTCCGTTCTTTACCACTATTTGGGCACAACGGTTGTACAAATAGCTGCGCTGCTATTTATTGTGCTGCCCTGGCTGTATGTACCTGGTTACATGATGTATATTATGTTACAAACGACTGGCACTTTTAAGACGCGCTTCAAACGCTGCTGCCGCCCCATGGACTGGTATCCCGTGGAGTTAGAGGACCGACAACGTTACGAGCAAACAATGCGCAATGCGGATATGACGCATCAATTGCATGAGCTTGAGGAGGAAACTGTGACATAG